The sequence GACTGGTCTTCAAAAGTTGAGCATGAATTGACTTATAACGTAGTAGATGCCAATGAAAGAATGGATAGCATTAATGTTCGTGTTTCAGGTGGACAGAATTTGGCAAAATATGTACAGGTTGAATGTGAAACACCCAATTTGTTTACAATTGACACTGAGAATCCAGAGATTGTTTTAATAACACCAAATGTGACTGTGGTTACGGATACACATACAGGTGTTGGCTCGTTCAACCTTAGCATCTTATACAATGAAGAAATGGACACCTCAATGAAGCCTGCAGTTATATTTCCTGCCGAAGACCCGCTGGCAAAAACAATGAGCTATAATATCAACAGCAGTTACTGGGCAAATTCATTGAAGTTTGTTGCCACCTATGATGTAGTAAATGCTTCAGAAGTATTGCCGGATATTGATCTGCATGTGGAAATTTGCAAAGATCAGGCTGGAAATTTGCAAGTGCCATATGATGTTACGGATAAATTTAGTATTGACATGCAGAGCACTGAATCATATTTACAAGAGGGTAATGTGCATATTTACCCAAATCCTGTGGGTGGGGACGAATTCTCAGTTGAGTTCGACCAATCTGTAAATCAAGTAACTTTGCAATTATACAACATTGAGGGCAAATCCATCTTTGTTCAACATTTTGACCAGCTCAGTAAAGTTCAAGTTCCTGTTGACAATTTGGCTCCTGGACTTTATTTGCTGCGTATTGTAAGTCAGGGAACTGACTTTTCCCTGAAAGTAGATGTTTATTAGGGCACTCAACTCTGATAGAGAAAAGGTGGGAACCATAGAGATGCTGCTTCGACTTCATTTCCATTATCATCGTCTTTACCAAAAGGGGTTTAGGCTCCTTGTCCGGGTTTATAGAATACATTAATAAAGGCTGGGAATTGAAATCAGAAATAGATGGGGTAGTGGCGGAATCGTTTCAACAGCAAGGGGTTTAAACCCCTTGTCGGGAATGAAATTAAAAATAGATAGGGTAGACAATTAAGTGGTATTTGCTTTCTAACGGATGTACGACAAGGGAGCATGCTCCCTTGTTTGAGTAAGCACACCCTTTCCAACTTATAAGATTATTATTGATGATTTCTTGTATATTTCAGACTTAAATTTTGCAAAAGTAATAGAAAGCATAAATGTCATTTTTCCAAAACTCAGTTCTCAATAAGCACCTCAAATCACAAGACGACAAGGTTGTAAATGCAGCTTATGAAAAGTTCATTGCCTACTTTCATGATTCTGCTCGGCAACAAAATATCAGGAATTCAAAAGAAGAACAGTTTCAAGAAGGATTTCTGAGGGAGTTGTTTGTGAAAATTTTGGGCTATACACTTAATCCTGAGCCAGATTTCAATCTTACCACCGAACTCAAAAATGAAAAGGGAGCGAAGAAGACGGATGGAGCCATTTTAACAAGGGAGCATGCTCCCTTGGCTAAAAATAAGGTATTGGGCATTATCGAACTGAAAGGAACCGACACCAAAGATCTGGATAAAGTCAATGAACAAGCTTTCAATTACAAAAACAATCATTCAGCTTGTGTTTATGTGATTACTTCCAATTTTGAAAAGCTCCGATTTTTCATTCACAATGCCGTAGATCATATTGAATTTAATCTTTTTACACTTTCTCTTGATGATTTCAAGTTACTCTGGCTTTGTTTAAACGCTGATAATTTGTTGAGTGGTGTTCCACTTAAAGTAAAAGAAGAGAGCCTACTTGCGGAAGAGAACATTACCAAGCAATTGTATAAGGATTATTCAGTTTTTAGAACGGACTTGTGGCACAATATGGTCAAGAATCATCCGCAGGATGATCAATTGATGATGTTTAAGAAAACACAGAAACTCCTCGACCGTTTCCTGTTCATTTTCTTTTCAGAAGATAGCGGATTATTGCCTCCCAATTCAATTTCCAAGATTATTGAGAAATGGAGTCATGATAAAGATTGGGGAGAGAGTAAGAGCTTGTATGAAATTTACAAGCAGTATTTTGGATTTATCAATTCCGGCAGGCCAGCAAGAGGCGACAGGGCGGAAATCTTTGGGTATAACGGTGGTTTATTTCTGGAAGATTTGATTTTGGATAACATCAAAATTGACGATGAAGTATTATTGAAACATACGCAGAAACTCACTGCTTACGATTTTCAGAGTGAAGTAGATGTAAACATTCTCGGACACATCTTTGAAAACTCGCTGAGCGAAATTGAGATCATCACAGCCGAACTGGAAGGGCAGGAGATAGACAAGAGTAAAAGCAAGCGGAAAAAGGATGGCGTTTTCTATACGCCTAAATACATCACCAAATATATTGTTGAAAATACCATTGGCAAACTCTGCGAAGAAAAGAAAGAAAAACTCAAAATTACTGATGAACGCTTTGGCCAGGCCAGTAAACGGTCCAAAAAGGGTATAGAGGACTTAAAAGCCTACCGGGATTGGCTGCTTGATTTGAAAATTTGCGACCCGGCCTGTGGTTCCGGTGCTTTCCTCAACCAGGCACTGGAATTTCTCATTGACGAACACCGCTACCTCGATGAACTGACTGCCCAATACCACAAATCACCAATGGTG is a genomic window of Chitinophagales bacterium containing:
- a CDS encoding N-6 DNA methylase; the encoded protein is MSFFQNSVLNKHLKSQDDKVVNAAYEKFIAYFHDSARQQNIRNSKEEQFQEGFLRELFVKILGYTLNPEPDFNLTTELKNEKGAKKTDGAILTREHAPLAKNKVLGIIELKGTDTKDLDKVNEQAFNYKNNHSACVYVITSNFEKLRFFIHNAVDHIEFNLFTLSLDDFKLLWLCLNADNLLSGVPLKVKEESLLAEENITKQLYKDYSVFRTDLWHNMVKNHPQDDQLMMFKKTQKLLDRFLFIFFSEDSGLLPPNSISKIIEKWSHDKDWGESKSLYEIYKQYFGFINSGRPARGDRAEIFGYNGGLFLEDLILDNIKIDDEVLLKHTQKLTAYDFQSEVDVNILGHIFENSLSEIEIITAELEGQEIDKSKSKRKKDGVFYTPKYITKYIVENTIGKLCEEKKEKLKITDERFGQASKRSKKGIEDLKAYRDWLLDLKICDPACGSGAFLNQALEFLIDEHRYLDELTAQYHKSPMVLSDIETHILEQNIYGVDINEESVEIAKLSLWLRTAQRGRKLTSLNNNIKCGNSLIDDPKVAGGKAFNWQKEFSNVFPEKNKKAFHITTATHDSRTSQRMVDYNVREKRDNGLRPKAQPIWLEPEDELLVTNTVAEIIDEDGLNVMAYNICGDHMHLLLVCDEEEVSGIMQKIKGRTARMFNKRLQPPDSNSNNKGLKPLAQDPGTDHAREGNKDNNSSKGINPLVQKGKEKSVSLWTQKFGCNEIEDEKQLWHTIEYIQNNRTKHELPQNKKIEKIIEGFVCSYEHAFRTEYKGGFDVVIGNPPYGILIDKETQKFYTKHFPLTQYKTNLYILFIERMLQVFDKGIVHFIIPKSLLFNSYYEGIRKELIKSTELNEIYTITEKVFEDAEVGSVWSKSTINLRSH